ATCAAATGCCCGAGTCTTACTTTACTAAACCAGGTAAGTTAGAGTCCTCTCTACCTGTGTGACTTCCCCTCTCAGGGTTTCTAAACTGCGTGAATCTCCCTCTTGCAGAATGTTTAGCTTGGAGCGTGCTAGGTGCAGCGGGGTCCTGCCTGCTCGGTCGAGTGCATCCACACGGGCTCCTGAACAGAAACAATGACATATATCTCTTTGTTACACATgctttttaattagtttcagtTACTTCTAAGATAacatctactttattcatcccatACGAAATTcttttgccagagtacaatacagtaaacaaaggttagtggaatatacacaattacacaaaggttagtagtaaaatagaaataacataGAATACAAAATACAATTGTTTCTACATTCCCATTTAAAATGAACTATAGTCTCTACAGTTATATTAACTCTGATTCAAGGATGAATGTTGCTATAGATCGGTCAAAATTTGCCAcaactagggatgtccgatattggctttattgccaataaccgatatgccgatactgtccaactctcaatttctgataccgatatatgtgggctatttaactaattttaggtaacatcacatatctcctgtcgtggaattaacacatcatggttaattttattgtgatgccccattggatgcaacaaggctttccaaatgtaaacatggtctgtgcaaaataagaaaacttcaacttaagttatggaaaaaatgccatatttatgccatatatattttttaactgtctcaaacaacatttcacactctccctccctccctctgtgagTCCGGTAAATACCAGTGAAATCCAGGcgttattttatcagttttcatgataggcaaaaaaaaaacaataacagtatttaccgatattacatttttataccaATATCCGATAATATTGGCCCACTgatattatcggacatccctagcCACAACCATGCTACATTCTGAACTGACACTAGCTAGGTTAGCTACAGGCatttatataattattataCTACAACTGAACTCAATTTTAATCTGAATTTTAATTGTTGAATTTATATATTTgaggacattttaaaagcaaatggcAATTCTTGCAAGTATGAGAGGCCAGGAAGTATATACACATTGCATTTTAGTCAGAAACACTGTAATTCAGCTTATCGATTGATTAAAAgcttttttcatatttagtgAAGGAGAATGGTATCCTGTTTGCGTactaaaatcacattaaatattGACTGCTGAGTACTGTCCATTATTTTCCCATATTAGGACACAtctaatgacaaaaatatgaggtGCAATCAAAACAAGTCTGTTACTGTTGTGCACAAAGTGAGAGTGGCACATTAATGCATAACCAACAGGTGCAGGTGATACCAGTAACTTTTATGATTCAGGATTCCGAGTGATGTAGCATCACTAATATCAGAACCTGTGTTATGTGCAGTTTTGTGACAACTAGTGGTTGGGAACTAGCAGATCACAGTCTGCAAGGATCAACGTCAAGAGACCTTGTATGCTGCCAACCTTCATTTCCAGGATCATGACTGGTGAAGGGACATCCATGGCTATAACCACGACCAAAAGACCAAAGCGCAGTTTTCATAGTAGAAGATGCTGCAAACTCCAAGACCAAGGAAGGCCCACCAGGTCAGATGCACCACCAAAAGGAtgcttgtcattttctgttaagTGGTTTTGCAATATGAATTCATCCACCAGGGTGAGCCTCTCAAGGCCAACATCTACTGTAATGTTGCATCTCTCCACTCCATCTGTCCTGCTTCCTCATCTTCCACAAAATGAGATTTAGCTTGAAAGGCTGCCGTTTTGCAACAGTGGAGGAGATTCCAGCGTGTCGCAGGTTTGCTTGACATGCCAACAGACAGAGCTTTCTAAGGGTTGCTGTAGCAGTGTGAGACTACTTCAGAGGAGGCAGTGCCCAAATTTAAATTAGGCATGTTGAAACTAGgcactttttgctttttataagCCCATTCTCATGACTTTTTGATAGCACCTCATACTGAAGCTTTGGGACAACAAGCCTATGAGTAATAAGTAGAAAAGTCCCCAATAAGAAGTCTATTATAGCTGCTTATTAACACATATTAGCATTTACATATGGTCATTCAGGGCAACAGACAGCTAACCAAAATTACCCCACAAATATAGTACTTAAAGCATAAGTTTAATGTGACAAAGTTTGCTCTTACTTATTTTCAGGTAGCCCTTTATTGGGCAAGTGGtcatatttggtaacttctgcacacatttcttggaatcttttttttttttttttttttttaccactaacGGGCAAGGAGCCATATATGGTACCTTCATTGACCTTGaattttaacatgaaaattctaaattttgaaaaatgccacaaaagtaaaaaagtcttATGTCCTCCAATGACACTCTAgggttaaaattttaaatttcaaagtatttcaacGAGTGCTATTTAAAGGGttttaacaaacacacaaaaaaaacaatagtgtCACAGTGGCACAAACAATTCAACACCTGTGCAGTGATCTCACCTCCTCTCAGCAATGTGGTGATAACAGGCACGTGGTTGGTACAGGCCGCTGCAGAAACACAGGTTGAAATGTAATAGTTacatcacaaatacattaacAAATGCACATATAGCATATAGCGAGACATTGGTGTATTCTGCAGCATATCTGTCCACTTTTGTAGGTGTGACTTTTAGGCAGTTACAAACTTTTATGAAGGTTAAACCGCAGTCATGCATTGCTGGGTACAGTGCTACAGCTTTTATGAGTCATGCTGATTGCTCTCTCTTACCCAGATGGAGGGGGGTATTTCCCAGACTGTCCCGCTGATTGGGGTCGGCACCATGGCTCAGCAGCAACTGCactgcaaatgtaaaaaaaatgacatttgaaaaGGATTGTTAGTATTTAATCTCTTGTTAGCGCTGTGTACAATACAGGAAGGTGTGGAAAAACCCTTCATAagtatgaaaatgaaatgcagcACAGTAAAGGCTACATGGACAGCAACAGAAGAGCACAGCTGGACGTATTTAGTGTATCGCTCAATGACATGGTGGTTTAAACTCTGCACACCAAATTACAAATTGATTTCCAATAAGAGTATCATGACATTGTCAATAGTGCCACCAACTTACCGATGCTCTCGTTTCCATTGCAGGAGGAGAAATGAAGAGCTGTCCTTCCCTTGTCGTCTGCTGCACAGGGGTCGATGTCGTCTTGAAGGAGTTTACGCactgagaaaataaacactgtCATCAGCTAAACACAATCTTACACTGCGAGCATGACGTTTTTACTCTATCAGCTCAATGTTCATACCTGTGTCAATGTCATTGCTGTTCGCTGCTTCCCTCAGTCTTTTCACAGCTGTGGAGATAAAACATCCAACGTGAGAACAGGAGATGAACACTGACAAGGAAGATTTGGTTACAAAAAGGAATCGtagcaccacaaagctctgtgtgATGAGTGCAAAGCCAGATATTAATGCCATCAAAAGCAAAACACTATTTTGGATTCCTTTGCTAGTGTTACACCATATGAGAAAGGTTCtaaacagcttttttaaaatgtttttagttttgatGCAAATGCATTCCCCTACAAAACAATTCTAGTGCAAATATCTGTACTTTTTcatttcacaacatatatcccagaaaagaaaatatcacaatgtcagttttttcagCATTATGCTGCACTAAATTGACATTTGGTTTTAAGATGACATAAACTCAATGATCTTTTCTTCTGTCACTATAACACACTGTTGTAATACACATACATATCAGTGATACAAGGATACATATCGTTAAACCTGACCAGACAGAGCTATGTCCTCCAGTGTTTCAATCTGATTGTTATTGCACAGCCTTGAGAACTGTCTTCTTGCATTTCAAAGCACATACAGTATGAGAATGCGACAAATAAAAACTCCTAAATCTTGAAAAGGTTCTAGATCTATTTGTCTGTCATTTCGATCATGAATTGAAGCCCTCAAAAATACGGCATCACTGATCattgattaaaaacacaagtgaacTATGTTTTGGGTCCTCACTGTGTCAGTCAAGCAGCAGATTAACTTAACTATTTGCTACttgtgcattttaaatgagCACAAGAGAAAGAGAGCACACCAGCTACAGGACTGTCAGTGTTAGTACCTGGTGGTGGATAACTAGTTTCCTAAGGTAAGGCTTAAGGGCTGTGGATAAAAGGTGCTTTTTctaaaagaaaaaggaggaagccAGTGAGCTGCAGGTAGGctgaaggaggtggaggaaaaGTTATCTTCTGTTGGATGAGTTGGCAaacatggacaatccctctcacccactgcaggAGACTGTGGGggctttaagcagctccttcagcagcagactgaggcaTCCATCCTACCACAGGtcattcattccatctgctgtaagactttacaacatcagcatcactctgatgttaacataaactggacttaTGTCATATCACCATCTCAAACCATggtaaaatctgcacaacagttttttttgcactgctggcattttgcacttttacagtttcatttattccacaagccactttatgttGCTGTCATTTATAGTGTagttatactgtatttattcattctcatgttttattcttatatatattgtacatattattattactatacaTATGTTTAGTGTTGTCCCCTGGCGTGGGGcgcaataaaggattatcttattaGAAAACGTGTATATATGATGCACATATAAAGTCTACGTAGGTGTTCCTTACCGTAAACGTCTTTACCGACAGGACCCATGTTCCTAACGGCTCGGTGGTGTCGCCTGGCCCGGCTCCCCGTCATCTTCCCCAGCTTGCTCGCCACGCCAGCCGGACCGAGCTCTCCTCGTCCGGGCTCCCACAACAAGTGCAGGTACCTGAGTTCTTTGTCGTCTCTCTGCCCGACTCGACCCAGCACCACCTTCCCCTCCCCTATCCCGCTTATCCCGAACCCCACGGCGGCGGCACCCACGTCGTCCATCCCCTCCGCGTCCCGCCGCTGCTCTCCGTCCGCCGCCTCCCTGGCTTCGTCTTCGGCTCCCTGTTCCACCATGTACTCCCCCTCGGAGCTGGAGCGGTCATTATCCGAGGCAACGACGAAGCTCCACCCGTCCATGCTTCACCGTGACATAGGGAGGCTAGTTTAGCTGGTTACATACGGTCCTTACAACTCCCGCACAAGCTTCTTCGGGGAACTAAATCCGTCAGTTGCACCGGGAGTCAACTTTGAATACGGCATTTGTACCGTCAGCGACGCCCGGAGCCATTACACGGCGACAACACAGCACTCCCCGCTTTAAAGTCTTTCCATCCTGGATCATTTGAAGTGTGTAAACAGTAAGTACCTTTCCTTTCCCAGCAGCAAAATGTCCcctatttcacattttccatttcatcTGATAAAAGTAGTAAAAGGCACACCCATTGTACAGTCAACAGCTTCTGAGCACTATCCACCAATCGCATCAACTGTTGTTCATTCGCTCCCGTCCAATAGGATGAGAGCAACCGAGCCAGCCAATCAAACCTTCCCCACGGCAGGCCAATGATTTTTCCACGCATGCGTACTATGAAAAtcaatcacaaaaagacattcatttgaataaaacacaaacaaacgaAACATGGGTTCCTTCTTTTCTGTATGTTTAAATTTCTATAATCTTAGATGTATAATCATTTGTCCCAGCCACCCTCCACCTATATAGCTCTACATAATACAGGTTTTAATGATATGAAAATGAGACAGTGTACTGTATAGAAATATTTGTggggaataataataatacaggaGGTTTCAAGGGTCAAAGAACTCCTCTAGTAATAAGCAGTGGTTTCCAACCTGCGGGTTTGGACCCAAAAATCAGTCACATAAGTGTTTGGGGCGAGGATTGATTAACAAAAGTAAACATAATATATTTTTCATACTTTCCTTTGCTAAAGTGCTAGATAATTCTTTGTGATACTTAAATATTATTatccctgtaaaacccaaatatagaatgatgatgaaatgagcaaaaataatatatatttatgtacaataatacaaaattatatgaaaaaaatgaaaaagatggtatatatatatataatctgtaAAATCCAAATccagaaaaaatttgaaaaaaatctctattttgttattt
This portion of the Amphiprion ocellaris isolate individual 3 ecotype Okinawa chromosome 19, ASM2253959v1, whole genome shotgun sequence genome encodes:
- the ankrd54 gene encoding ankyrin repeat domain-containing protein 54, whose product is MDGWSFVVASDNDRSSSEGEYMVEQGAEDEAREAADGEQRRDAEGMDDVGAAAVGFGISGIGEGKVVLGRVGQRDDKELRYLHLLWEPGRGELGPAGVASKLGKMTGSRARRHHRAVRNMGPVGKDVYAVKRLREAANSNDIDTVRKLLQDDIDPCAADDKGRTALHFSSCNGNESIVQLLLSHGADPNQRDSLGNTPLHLAACTNHVPVITTLLRGGARVDALDRAGRTPLHLARSKLNILQEGDSRSLETLRGEVTQIIQMLREYLNLMGQSEAKERLEHISTQLQHTRTKEQVDEVTDLLASFTSLSLQKQNLGDR